Proteins encoded in a region of the Natranaeroarchaeum aerophilus genome:
- a CDS encoding DUF7313 family protein, translating to MDPNSLLGPVDLLLPYIEEVLLVLVLVNGLTRLVAQRQYKSQYEEGGAEAIVRHPVHAASNVLLLLGTFYYLTVTFHAGVLLTILVIGLFFTDFFEFEARLAEARREAKIELPKGALAAWGLVFLYVSYRSLFFVVQPIWESIV from the coding sequence ATGGACCCGAATTCGTTGCTCGGCCCGGTAGATCTGCTGTTGCCGTATATAGAGGAGGTGCTACTGGTACTGGTGCTGGTCAATGGACTGACGCGACTCGTCGCCCAGCGACAGTACAAATCACAATACGAGGAAGGGGGAGCCGAGGCAATCGTTCGCCATCCCGTTCATGCGGCCTCGAACGTCCTCCTGTTGCTCGGGACGTTTTATTATCTGACGGTGACTTTCCACGCAGGCGTCCTGCTGACGATCCTCGTGATCGGACTCTTCTTCACGGATTTCTTCGAGTTCGAGGCTCGGCTCGCCGAAGCCCGACGTGAAGCGAAGATAGAACTTCCCAAAGGAGCGCTGGCAGCATGGGGACTCGTCTTCCTCTACGTTTCCTATCGCAGCCTCTTTTTCGTCGTCCAGCCGATCTGGGAGAGCATCGTCTAG
- a CDS encoding sensor domain-containing protein, whose product MSPVDSSTSSGSGWLSRTVGLVFERQTYRHLLYLLLAFPLGLIYYLFVGFGLTFGLVLSVVVVGVAVLAATIGLVRLFAELERRLANALLSTSLGPAGDVDRTGSGVLATVTRYVDAPSTWRGLSFVTMKLWTGIVGLVLIVGLVSAVQMATAPLHYPHRVEFGTVNGEPIAWTINTLPEAALAVPIGGLLILVCLHVTNAVAYVCARIAEALLGSDENV is encoded by the coding sequence ATGTCACCCGTCGATAGCTCAACATCCTCCGGCAGTGGCTGGCTCTCCAGAACCGTAGGTCTCGTCTTTGAGCGCCAGACGTATCGGCATCTGCTGTATCTGCTGCTGGCGTTTCCACTCGGACTGATATACTACCTGTTTGTCGGCTTCGGCCTCACGTTCGGACTGGTGCTTTCCGTCGTAGTTGTCGGCGTCGCCGTGCTGGCAGCGACGATCGGTCTCGTCCGGTTGTTTGCCGAACTCGAGCGGCGGCTGGCCAACGCGCTGTTGTCGACGTCGTTAGGTCCTGCTGGTGACGTTGACAGAACTGGTAGTGGCGTACTCGCGACAGTGACGCGCTACGTTGACGCTCCGTCGACGTGGCGGGGACTGAGTTTCGTGACGATGAAACTCTGGACCGGAATCGTCGGTCTCGTGCTGATCGTCGGGCTGGTCAGTGCCGTACAGATGGCGACCGCTCCGCTTCATTATCCCCATCGAGTCGAGTTCGGTACGGTCAACGGCGAACCGATCGCATGGACCATCAACACTCTCCCCGAGGCGGCACTTGCGGTTCCGATCGGGGGACTACTGATCCTCGTGTGTCTCCACGTCACGAACGCCGTCGCGTACGTCTGTGCCCGGATCGCGGAGGCACTGCTCGGCTCGGATGAAAATGTCTGA
- a CDS encoding DUF7314 family protein, translated as MADEFIKGLATFSGAAMLWMILAGWYRTSSFEGPQFTEAAPTDPSTFDAMGIMLMDGMFWFMILGTLAFWVVIPAYKELTAAVEERNAN; from the coding sequence ATGGCTGACGAGTTCATCAAGGGGCTGGCGACGTTCAGTGGCGCCGCCATGCTGTGGATGATCCTCGCGGGCTGGTACCGGACCTCTAGCTTTGAGGGACCGCAGTTTACCGAGGCTGCCCCGACGGATCCGAGCACGTTCGACGCGATGGGTATCATGCTGATGGACGGAATGTTCTGGTTTATGATCCTCGGAACGCTAGCGTTCTGGGTTGTCATCCCTGCGTACAAGGAGTTGACCGCGGCAGTCGAAGAGCGGAACGCCAACTAG
- a CDS encoding DUF7315 family membrane protein, protein MADSNAPDDRASLQRDVLVPMEIYKVVTVFSMLIAIGLVVGGFLVLDSATDQATAETEDVNVITALLGIGLIAFGGVVYVFSTRFQPEAMGNAKDDTNQDTGNG, encoded by the coding sequence ATGGCCGACTCGAACGCGCCGGACGACCGCGCGTCCCTGCAACGTGATGTCCTTGTTCCGATGGAGATCTACAAGGTCGTGACGGTGTTTTCGATGTTGATCGCGATCGGACTCGTCGTCGGCGGGTTTCTGGTGCTCGACAGCGCCACTGATCAGGCGACCGCCGAGACGGAGGATGTCAACGTTATCACTGCACTGCTTGGTATCGGTTTGATCGCCTTCGGCGGCGTCGTCTACGTATTCTCGACTCGCTTTCAGCCCGAAGCAATGGGAAACGCTAAAGACGACACCAACCAAGATACAGGTAATGGCTGA
- a CDS encoding cytochrome bc complex cytochrome b subunit, with the protein MSEDQETRADGSGTGIVPPDDETPTWRNRKERTQGLSRLTYEYFERARREDQDLRQESDYVERDVLGFPAWPHETIRNLAITSFFIGIIIFLSATMPPHFGDPADPSTTPAVILPDWYLYWSFGLLQTDPLNPELAILGGERLMQSDTFGVLVHAPIIGLIFLVPFLNKGSARRPVEEPFWAALGMTGVMYSFTWSALAIDNIIAERVPMMTATLLFDLVFIVPIVSGVITYSVLKAMQEGYMYNLNRRYYRLRPPR; encoded by the coding sequence ATGTCAGAGGATCAAGAGACACGAGCGGACGGAAGCGGAACAGGCATCGTGCCGCCGGACGACGAGACACCCACGTGGCGCAATCGCAAGGAGCGCACGCAGGGGCTCTCCCGGCTGACCTACGAGTACTTCGAGCGGGCCCGACGAGAGGACCAGGACCTGCGCCAGGAGTCGGACTACGTCGAGCGCGATGTGCTCGGCTTCCCGGCATGGCCACACGAAACCATCCGGAATCTGGCGATCACGAGTTTCTTCATCGGGATTATCATCTTCCTGTCGGCGACGATGCCGCCCCACTTCGGGGATCCGGCGGACCCGAGTACGACCCCCGCGGTCATCCTGCCCGACTGGTATCTGTACTGGTCGTTCGGCCTGCTTCAGACCGACCCGCTCAACCCCGAACTGGCGATTCTGGGCGGCGAGCGCCTGATGCAGTCGGACACGTTCGGCGTCCTCGTTCACGCGCCGATCATCGGCCTGATCTTCCTCGTCCCGTTCCTGAACAAGGGGAGTGCGCGACGCCCCGTAGAGGAGCCGTTCTGGGCCGCGCTCGGGATGACCGGCGTCATGTACTCGTTCACCTGGAGCGCGCTTGCAATCGACAACATCATCGCCGAGCGCGTTCCGATGATGACCGCAACGCTACTGTTCGATCTTGTGTTCATCGTGCCGATCGTCTCGGGGGTGATTACCTACTCCGTTTTGAAGGCGATGCAGGAGGGGTACATGTACAACCTGAACCGTCGGTACTACCGGCTTCGACCGCCACGATAA
- a CDS encoding cytochrome b produces MSLQKKDEFDHGEWLDNKELSLIEKTYLFTLMWLDKRLRVVDYLELLEDQYYKMNMQMPKSHTEQYNLDNKFWYWYPLYSLGSLSIIAYVVLAITGALLGFYYAPATAGEEASVAYNQMLFIMAELNFGFMLRSIHRWAAQFMVAAVFLHMLRVYFTGAYKEPREVNWIIGVVLILLLLLFGFSGYLLPWNQLSLWAGQIGVEMAMSVPLVGEWAALLIFGGFEMGQPTLMRMYIMHVFILPFVVTALIALHVGIVWMQGIAEPH; encoded by the coding sequence ATGAGTCTGCAAAAGAAAGACGAGTTCGATCACGGCGAGTGGCTTGACAACAAGGAGCTCTCGCTGATCGAGAAGACGTATCTGTTCACCCTGATGTGGCTCGACAAGCGACTTCGGGTCGTGGACTATCTTGAGCTACTGGAAGACCAGTACTACAAGATGAACATGCAGATGCCCAAGAGCCACACGGAACAGTACAACCTGGACAACAAGTTCTGGTACTGGTATCCGTTATACTCACTGGGTTCGTTATCGATCATCGCGTACGTCGTGTTGGCGATAACAGGTGCCCTGCTTGGCTTCTATTACGCGCCCGCGACGGCGGGCGAGGAAGCCTCGGTCGCGTACAACCAGATGTTGTTCATTATGGCCGAGCTAAACTTCGGGTTCATGCTCCGGAGCATCCACCGCTGGGCGGCCCAGTTCATGGTTGCCGCCGTGTTCTTGCACATGCTGCGCGTCTACTTCACGGGCGCGTACAAGGAGCCCCGCGAGGTCAACTGGATCATCGGCGTCGTGTTGATCCTCCTCTTGCTCCTGTTCGGCTTCAGCGGCTACCTCCTGCCGTGGAACCAGCTCTCGCTATGGGCCGGGCAGATCGGGGTTGAGATGGCGATGTCAGTGCCGCTTGTTGGTGAATGGGCGGCGCTGCTCATCTTCGGCGGGTTCGAGATGGGCCAACCGACGTTAATGAGAATGTATATTATGCACGTGTTCATCCTGCCGTTCGTCGTCACGGCGCTGATCGCGCTACACGTCGGAATCGTCTGGATGCAGGGGATCGCGGAGCCACACTAA
- a CDS encoding ubiquinol-cytochrome c reductase iron-sulfur subunit — protein sequence MPDSDKYPVESGRRRFVKGVVGSAALSGIGVTTAVSVDSMTSQTGAGGGTTVYRGNELVSGPAPRGMPQIPLEVDDEGYVRGIWPDVEEAEGPDDVATAEQEIGGVNYSTTWFQYCGSQTSPAVDPREDRDNYFRYVGATQIDWQNEEVEGGDRVHVDDFADYDDYDTVVGDAGAGKPALVNWRSEGLSPADRLPVLLIRSPEVEEAAQDDEWIEGSTDQGFIANLNQCTHYCCVPGFRVLGESRQFGAENMIYCNCHQSVYDPYSITEQQYTALPRPGDSVLPGGN from the coding sequence ATGCCAGATAGCGACAAATATCCGGTCGAATCCGGTCGCCGCCGCTTCGTCAAAGGCGTCGTCGGGAGCGCTGCGCTCTCGGGGATCGGCGTCACCACTGCGGTGAGCGTCGACTCCATGACGTCCCAGACGGGAGCAGGTGGCGGGACGACGGTGTACAGAGGTAACGAACTGGTCAGTGGCCCTGCCCCCCGTGGGATGCCACAGATTCCACTTGAAGTCGACGACGAAGGCTACGTGCGCGGAATCTGGCCCGACGTCGAGGAAGCCGAGGGCCCCGACGATGTCGCAACCGCGGAACAGGAGATCGGTGGCGTCAACTACTCGACGACGTGGTTCCAGTACTGTGGCTCCCAGACGAGCCCTGCAGTGGATCCCCGAGAGGACCGTGACAACTACTTCCGATACGTCGGCGCGACCCAGATCGACTGGCAAAACGAGGAAGTGGAGGGCGGCGATCGCGTCCACGTCGACGACTTCGCTGACTACGACGATTACGATACGGTCGTCGGCGATGCAGGTGCCGGGAAACCCGCGCTGGTCAACTGGCGTTCCGAAGGGCTCTCCCCGGCTGACCGGCTGCCGGTACTTCTCATCCGGAGCCCGGAAGTCGAGGAGGCGGCTCAGGACGACGAGTGGATCGAGGGGTCGACGGACCAGGGGTTCATCGCCAACCTCAACCAGTGTACGCACTACTGTTGTGTCCCCGGCTTCCGTGTGCTTGGCGAGTCCCGACAGTTCGGCGCGGAGAACATGATCTACTGCAACTGTCACCAGTCGGTGTACGACCCGTACAGCATCACCGAGCAACAGTACACCGCACTCCCCCGACCGGGAGATTCGGTCCTACCGGGTGGGAACTAG
- a CDS encoding DUF7318 family protein: MSSTGSSYGDIHRYEQPRESTAAALAIVLLTIIEIVFVGIFTFGLIEGWARGADPDPGNMFLGTILALIFIDLAFILALYRKEFLPDVMIVKKRRRKWEDLYINEEDADGQELGDGAVEQFKRAVYPYYKK, encoded by the coding sequence ATGTCATCAACAGGAAGTTCCTACGGCGACATTCACCGCTACGAGCAGCCCCGCGAGAGCACGGCTGCCGCGCTCGCGATCGTTCTGCTGACGATCATTGAAATCGTCTTCGTCGGCATCTTCACCTTCGGGCTCATCGAGGGCTGGGCACGCGGTGCCGATCCCGACCCCGGTAACATGTTCCTTGGCACGATTCTGGCGCTGATCTTCATCGATCTCGCTTTTATTCTTGCGCTCTATCGCAAGGAGTTCCTGCCGGACGTGATGATCGTCAAGAAGCGACGCCGCAAGTGGGAGGATCTCTACATTAACGAGGAAGACGCCGACGGCCAGGAGCTCGGAGACGGCGCAGTCGAGCAGTTCAAACGAGCAGTTTACCCGTATTACAAGAAATAA
- a CDS encoding plastocyanin/azurin family copper-binding protein, which translates to MNRRDFLRTATGASAGAAAVSAVGTTAAADGRDAYSAVSSLQEEDDEENGEEENGAEENGEEANGAAENGDEATTETVIVGPDGNNVFDPDDLTIEPGTTVEFIWESDTHNIAVQSGPDEWEGHEPIEDTGFEHEHTFQEEGTYEYVCEPHVAAGMDATLTVTEDAGGAAAQGPTEVDPHAIGVPVQKHFIGMATFAAIFVTFVFTFYVLKYGESANTSYPNKKD; encoded by the coding sequence ATGAACAGGCGGGACTTTCTGAGGACGGCCACCGGCGCGTCGGCTGGCGCGGCCGCTGTTAGCGCAGTCGGTACGACAGCCGCGGCCGACGGTCGCGATGCGTACTCCGCCGTGTCTTCGCTGCAGGAGGAGGACGACGAGGAGAACGGCGAGGAGGAGAACGGTGCGGAAGAAAACGGTGAGGAGGCAAACGGCGCAGCCGAGAACGGCGACGAGGCTACCACGGAGACGGTGATCGTCGGGCCGGACGGGAACAACGTCTTCGATCCGGACGATCTGACGATCGAGCCGGGCACGACGGTCGAATTCATCTGGGAGTCGGACACTCACAACATCGCGGTCCAGAGCGGGCCCGACGAGTGGGAGGGTCACGAACCGATCGAGGATACCGGCTTCGAGCACGAACACACCTTCCAGGAAGAGGGCACCTACGAGTACGTCTGTGAGCCCCACGTTGCGGCCGGGATGGATGCGACGCTTACCGTCACGGAAGACGCTGGAGGCGCGGCGGCACAGGGACCGACCGAGGTCGATCCCCACGCGATCGGCGTCCCCGTACAAAAGCACTTCATTGGTATGGCGACGTTCGCCGCGATCTTCGTGACCTTCGTGTTCACGTTCTACGTGCTCAAGTACGGCGAATCGGCAAACACGAGTTACCCCAACAAAAAGGACTGA
- a CDS encoding DUF7319 domain-containing protein, which translates to MADSSTSPDTEGDADRSDVQESADAEEIETDSDVDTTSNAAPDGDEPTDEELLAEIESQYDFDDFGPSDMAEMSVDEWEAAFDADSWITGAELIDRVEQELLARIAQREVFAVLERVDAGEGDELLLAYSDQDYALIYPDGGVEGTGTVLRDVKPSIALCSMEEYDPQIPPEGDFLLPHPDEVPEQSSEIGNLMIQLIAGAQLLAAVGLIGVSLYFGVTGSGGQGTALITGVAGFAFGVIALFLFVTVANARLSDRFRSEEYRGRLRSIGLEDGERPDFLPIEDPDAQLRPVRERNRNGD; encoded by the coding sequence ATGGCTGACTCATCGACGTCACCCGACACCGAGGGCGACGCTGATCGGTCCGACGTTCAGGAGTCGGCGGACGCCGAAGAGATCGAGACCGATAGTGACGTGGACACCACCAGCAACGCGGCCCCTGACGGCGACGAGCCGACCGATGAGGAGCTCCTCGCCGAAATCGAGTCCCAGTACGACTTCGACGATTTCGGCCCGTCCGACATGGCGGAGATGTCGGTCGATGAGTGGGAGGCGGCGTTCGACGCAGACTCGTGGATCACGGGCGCGGAGCTGATCGACCGCGTCGAACAGGAACTGCTCGCGAGGATCGCACAACGTGAGGTGTTTGCCGTACTCGAACGCGTCGATGCGGGCGAAGGCGATGAACTGCTGCTTGCGTACTCCGATCAGGATTACGCGTTGATCTATCCGGACGGCGGCGTTGAGGGGACCGGCACTGTTCTTCGTGACGTCAAACCCAGTATCGCGCTGTGCTCGATGGAGGAGTACGATCCGCAGATCCCACCGGAGGGTGACTTCCTGCTCCCACATCCCGACGAAGTGCCCGAACAGAGCAGCGAGATCGGGAACCTGATGATCCAGTTGATCGCCGGCGCGCAGTTGCTCGCTGCTGTTGGGCTGATCGGTGTGTCGCTGTACTTCGGAGTCACTGGCAGCGGCGGGCAGGGGACGGCGCTGATCACTGGTGTCGCGGGATTCGCCTTCGGTGTTATCGCGCTCTTTCTGTTCGTCACCGTGGCGAACGCTCGGCTCTCCGATCGCTTCCGGTCCGAGGAGTACAGGGGGCGGCTTCGTTCGATCGGTCTGGAAGACGGCGAGCGCCCGGATTTCCTGCCGATCGAGGATCCCGATGCACAACTGCGGCCGGTTCGAGAACGGAACCGAAACGGTGATTAA
- a CDS encoding DUF7321 family protein, with protein MSEYVVATVATLLVTLSFPLYLYGAWIIIQEEVVTWNVLMRHLKYVTAGLALTTVPMLTWMVPNAFNQFSPLLAVHMFFGLQAYALLLVALTGIVRIFQVKRQHNLYHDTSGDIDIGELHENMGAWRWRLRIGVFGYVGCWIIAYLLGLFRFVLRFTFLW; from the coding sequence ATGTCGGAGTACGTCGTCGCGACGGTGGCCACGCTGCTCGTGACGCTTAGCTTTCCCCTGTATCTCTACGGTGCGTGGATCATCATCCAGGAAGAAGTCGTCACCTGGAACGTTCTGATGCGCCATCTCAAGTACGTCACCGCGGGGTTGGCACTGACGACCGTCCCGATGCTGACGTGGATGGTGCCAAACGCGTTCAATCAGTTTTCGCCCCTGCTTGCCGTGCATATGTTCTTCGGACTGCAGGCGTACGCACTCTTGCTCGTCGCGTTGACTGGGATCGTCCGGATCTTCCAGGTCAAGCGCCAGCACAACCTCTATCACGATACGAGCGGTGACATCGACATCGGCGAGTTACACGAAAACATGGGTGCGTGGCGATGGCGACTCCGGATCGGCGTCTTCGGCTACGTCGGCTGCTGGATCATCGCCTATCTGCTCGGCCTGTTCCGGTTCGTCCTCCGATTTACATTCCTGTGGTGA
- the nth gene encoding endonuclease III has translation MGTPLEPRDAQAEEVVDRLMEEYPDSTISLRYSNRLELLIAVILSAQCTDERVNKETEHLFAKYDGPEDYASVDEEELAEDLNSITYYNSKAGYIKSSARDIIEKHDGEVPDTMDELTELSGVGRKTANVVLQHGHDVVEGIVVDTHVQRISRRLGLTEEKRPEAIEPDLMEIVPEDVWQQYTHLLIDHGRATCTARNPDCDDCVLADICPSEKGDSDIDLASGEAW, from the coding sequence ATGGGAACGCCGCTCGAACCGCGAGACGCGCAGGCCGAGGAAGTCGTCGACCGCCTCATGGAGGAGTACCCCGACAGCACCATCTCGTTGCGGTACTCGAACCGGCTCGAACTGCTGATCGCCGTCATCCTCTCGGCGCAGTGTACCGACGAGCGGGTCAACAAAGAGACCGAACACCTCTTTGCCAAGTACGACGGGCCAGAGGACTACGCGAGCGTCGACGAGGAGGAACTCGCCGAGGATCTGAACTCGATCACGTACTACAACAGCAAGGCGGGCTACATCAAAAGCTCCGCACGGGACATCATCGAGAAACACGACGGCGAGGTCCCGGATACGATGGACGAACTCACCGAGCTCTCCGGCGTCGGGCGCAAGACGGCAAACGTCGTCCTCCAGCACGGCCACGATGTCGTCGAGGGTATCGTCGTCGACACACACGTTCAGCGCATCTCGCGACGGCTCGGACTGACCGAGGAGAAACGTCCGGAAGCCATCGAGCCGGATCTGATGGAGATCGTCCCCGAGGACGTCTGGCAACAGTATACGCATCTCCTGATCGATCACGGGCGCGCGACCTGTACCGCACGGAACCCGGACTGTGACGACTGCGTGCTCGCGGACATCTGTCCCTCGGAGAAGGGGGACAGCGACATCGACCTCGCCAGCGGCGAGGCGTGGTGA
- a CDS encoding DUF7522 family protein: MTPANEEFELDEELLSVCRTAVGDELRSITYFTHEDVDQLYLRSDLDPDANLEGFAEHERLGFRSQEAYENTELGEYEATIRMFEYGYLTRVVHDGHGVWVTTDDMSIDRFEELSVAVRNVLSSFEAVDA, from the coding sequence ATGACGCCAGCTAACGAGGAGTTCGAGCTCGACGAGGAGTTGTTAAGCGTCTGTCGAACAGCGGTCGGCGACGAGCTCCGGAGTATCACGTACTTCACACACGAGGACGTCGATCAGCTCTACCTGCGGTCGGACCTGGATCCCGACGCAAACCTCGAAGGGTTTGCGGAGCACGAACGACTCGGGTTCCGGTCCCAGGAGGCATACGAGAACACCGAACTCGGCGAGTACGAGGCGACGATTCGGATGTTCGAGTACGGCTATCTCACCCGGGTCGTCCACGACGGACACGGCGTCTGGGTGACGACCGACGACATGTCGATCGATCGCTTCGAGGAGTTAAGCGTCGCAGTGCGGAACGTGCTATCGTCGTTCGAGGCAGTAGACGCCTGA
- the mvaD gene encoding phosphomevalonate decarboxylase MvaD has product MKATAKAHPIQGLVKYHGMRDEQLRLPYHDSISVCTAPSHTKTTVEFDFEREEDTYIVDGEELEGRAKERVDDVVDYVRKTSDAPHAVYGVKLESENSFPTNVGLGSSSSGFAAAAMALANAAELEWSRPEISTIARRGSSSAARAVTGGFSHLYAGLNDEDCRSERIETDLEEDLRVVIGLVPSYKETEQAHEEAADSHMFQARLAHIHEQIAEARDALRAADFERTFELAEHDSLSLAATTMTGPAGWVYWQPATLRVFNAVRELRNEEDIPAYFSTDTGASVYVNTTDEHAEQVKETLEDCGVTSAIWQVGGPARILDESEALF; this is encoded by the coding sequence ATGAAAGCCACCGCGAAGGCACACCCGATCCAGGGGCTGGTGAAGTACCACGGAATGCGAGATGAGCAGTTGCGGCTTCCCTACCACGACAGCATCAGCGTCTGTACCGCGCCGAGTCACACGAAAACGACCGTCGAGTTCGACTTCGAGCGCGAGGAAGACACCTATATCGTCGACGGCGAGGAGCTAGAGGGACGCGCGAAAGAGCGCGTCGACGACGTCGTCGACTACGTCCGGAAGACTTCGGATGCTCCACACGCGGTGTACGGCGTCAAGCTCGAAAGCGAGAACTCCTTCCCGACGAACGTCGGCCTCGGCTCGTCCTCGTCGGGCTTTGCGGCGGCCGCGATGGCGCTGGCAAACGCCGCCGAACTGGAGTGGTCCCGCCCCGAGATCTCGACGATCGCTCGCCGTGGCTCCTCCTCTGCTGCACGCGCGGTGACGGGTGGGTTCTCTCATCTGTACGCCGGACTCAACGACGAGGACTGCCGCTCGGAGCGGATCGAGACCGATCTCGAAGAGGACCTCAGAGTCGTCATCGGGCTCGTTCCATCGTACAAGGAGACCGAACAGGCACACGAGGAAGCCGCCGACAGTCACATGTTCCAGGCCCGACTGGCGCATATCCACGAGCAGATCGCGGAGGCGCGTGATGCGCTTCGAGCGGCCGACTTCGAGCGTACTTTCGAGCTCGCGGAGCACGATTCACTCTCGCTTGCAGCAACGACGATGACAGGTCCCGCCGGGTGGGTCTACTGGCAGCCAGCGACCCTGCGCGTGTTCAACGCCGTCCGGGAGCTCCGCAACGAGGAGGATATCCCGGCGTATTTCTCGACCGATACCGGCGCGAGCGTCTACGTCAACACGACCGACGAGCACGCCGAACAGGTCAAAGAGACCCTCGAAGACTGCGGCGTTACGTCCGCCATCTGGCAGGTCGGCGGTCCCGCCCGGATCCTCGACGAGTCAGAAGCGTTGTTCTGA
- a CDS encoding NAD(P)/FAD-dependent oxidoreductase: MNVLVLGGGYAGVALTQRLEDRLPHDVDIRLIDDTGEHLVQQELHRVIRKPELAEEISIPLDDLVDRATVETATVTGIDVDAKIVELDGERTLEYDYAGIALGAETAHYGIPGLDANSHPVKRLSDAQMIRERFLDILDRTDGRVVVGGAGLSGIQVSGELAALARTVGGADGIPDLQLLEMRDRVAPNFRESFSTAIERALDEQGVTVRTGATVAGVSEDTITLASGEDIEYDLLVWTGGLQGPDALGGDRPDVRSTLELGDGTFVLGDTARVVDDDGETVPASAQAAVREANPVADSIARAIEHDRGGGGLFDPRPERFTFDSPGWVVSVGDDAVAQLGPTVVTGRAAATAKATIGASYLTTIGRVREAVDLVNSELGPEREC; this comes from the coding sequence ATGAACGTGCTCGTTCTCGGCGGCGGCTACGCTGGCGTTGCCCTCACACAGCGCCTCGAAGACAGATTGCCACACGATGTCGATATCCGCCTGATCGACGATACCGGCGAGCATCTGGTCCAGCAGGAGCTCCATCGGGTGATCCGGAAGCCGGAGCTGGCCGAGGAAATCTCGATCCCTCTCGACGACCTCGTCGACCGTGCGACAGTCGAGACGGCCACGGTGACCGGCATCGACGTCGACGCGAAGATCGTCGAACTCGACGGCGAGCGCACCCTGGAGTACGACTATGCTGGGATCGCGCTCGGGGCGGAAACGGCCCACTATGGAATACCCGGACTGGACGCGAACAGCCATCCAGTCAAACGGCTGTCCGACGCACAGATGATCCGGGAGCGTTTTCTGGATATTCTCGACCGGACCGACGGTCGGGTCGTCGTCGGGGGGGCCGGGCTCTCCGGGATTCAGGTCTCGGGAGAGCTGGCTGCGCTGGCCCGAACGGTTGGTGGGGCCGACGGGATCCCCGACCTGCAGCTCCTGGAGATGCGCGACCGGGTCGCCCCGAACTTTCGTGAGTCCTTCTCGACGGCGATCGAACGCGCACTCGACGAGCAAGGAGTCACAGTGCGGACGGGAGCGACGGTTGCCGGTGTCAGCGAGGACACGATTACGCTTGCCAGCGGCGAGGACATCGAGTACGATCTACTCGTCTGGACCGGCGGCCTCCAGGGACCTGACGCCCTCGGCGGGGACCGACCCGACGTCCGAAGCACACTCGAACTTGGGGATGGGACCTTCGTCCTTGGGGATACGGCCCGGGTCGTCGACGACGATGGGGAGACGGTCCCGGCGAGCGCGCAGGCTGCCGTTCGCGAAGCCAACCCGGTTGCGGACAGCATCGCTCGGGCCATCGAGCACGACCGCGGTGGTGGTGGACTGTTCGATCCCCGACCCGAGCGGTTCACCTTCGACTCACCGGGCTGGGTCGTCAGTGTCGGTGACGATGCCGTCGCACAGCTCGGTCCCACGGTTGTCACTGGGCGGGCGGCGGCAACGGCAAAAGCGACGATCGGTGCGTCCTATCTCACGACGATTGGCCGCGTGCGAGAGGCGGTCGATCTCGTCAACAGCGAGCTGGGTCCAGAACGGGAGTGTTAA